One part of the Rhodococcus oxybenzonivorans genome encodes these proteins:
- a CDS encoding MFS transporter, translating to MAYENPPADQDALPPGVLRRAIAASAMGNATEWFDYGVYAFTVSYISASFFPGDTGSATLYALLVFAVSFVVRPLGGLVWGPLGDRLGRRQVLALTILLMAGATFCVGLVPGYDVIGFWAPLLLVLLRMIQGFSTGGEYGGAATFMAEYSPDRKRGFCGSFLEFGTLGGYALGAIVVLTVELASTEPFMETWGWRIPFLIAGPMGLIGLYLRTKLEETPVFRELDEEGAVEEGAATEFKDLVTEYWRPMLLLAGLVVALNVTNYTLLSYMPTYLETQIGLSSTASLTLFIVGQLVMMAVIPFAGGLSDRFGRKPLWYVSLVGLIVLAVPMYLLMRQGFAWAIFAFAVLGLLYVLQLSTISATFPAMFPTHVRFAGFAIAYNVSTSLFGGTAPAVNELLIEWTDNTLMPAFYMMIACGIGLVALYFVAETAGASIRGRGLPGIDTEPHPTAYAEK from the coding sequence ATGGCATACGAGAATCCACCAGCCGACCAGGATGCCCTGCCGCCAGGAGTTCTTCGACGCGCAATCGCGGCTTCGGCAATGGGCAACGCCACCGAATGGTTCGACTACGGCGTGTATGCGTTCACGGTGTCGTATATTTCGGCGTCCTTCTTTCCCGGCGACACCGGCTCTGCCACGTTGTATGCCCTGCTGGTGTTCGCCGTCTCCTTCGTCGTGCGACCCCTCGGCGGGCTCGTCTGGGGCCCGCTCGGTGACCGTCTCGGCCGCCGACAGGTTCTGGCGCTCACCATCTTGCTGATGGCGGGAGCGACGTTCTGTGTGGGACTCGTTCCCGGATACGACGTCATCGGATTCTGGGCACCCTTGTTGCTGGTGCTTCTCCGCATGATCCAGGGTTTCTCCACCGGAGGTGAGTACGGCGGCGCGGCAACCTTCATGGCCGAATATTCGCCCGACCGGAAGCGAGGATTCTGCGGTAGTTTCCTCGAATTCGGCACGCTCGGCGGATACGCGCTGGGCGCCATTGTGGTTCTGACGGTGGAGCTGGCGTCCACCGAACCGTTCATGGAGACCTGGGGATGGCGTATTCCCTTCCTGATCGCGGGCCCGATGGGCCTGATCGGCCTGTACCTGCGCACGAAACTCGAGGAAACACCCGTCTTCCGCGAACTCGACGAGGAAGGGGCGGTCGAGGAGGGGGCCGCGACGGAGTTCAAGGACCTGGTGACGGAGTACTGGCGGCCGATGTTGCTGCTCGCCGGTCTCGTCGTCGCTCTGAACGTCACCAACTACACCTTGCTCAGCTATATGCCGACGTATCTGGAAACCCAGATCGGTTTGTCGTCCACCGCCTCGTTGACTCTGTTCATCGTCGGGCAACTCGTGATGATGGCGGTGATCCCGTTCGCGGGTGGGTTGTCGGACCGATTTGGACGAAAACCGTTGTGGTACGTCTCGCTCGTCGGTCTCATCGTGCTGGCGGTGCCGATGTATCTGCTGATGCGCCAGGGATTCGCCTGGGCAATCTTCGCTTTCGCCGTCCTGGGGTTGCTGTACGTGCTGCAGCTGTCGACGATCTCCGCAACGTTCCCGGCGATGTTTCCCACGCACGTGCGCTTCGCCGGATTCGCCATCGCCTACAACGTGTCCACCTCGCTGTTCGGGGGAACGGCGCCTGCCGTCAACGAACTGCTGATCGAGTGGACGGACAACACGCTGATGCCCGCGTTCTACATGATGATCGCGTGCGGGATCGGTCTCGTGGCGCTCTATTTCGTGGCCGAGACGGCAGGAGCCTCCATCCGAGGCCGGGGGCTGCCGGGAATCGACACGGAACCGCATCCCACCGCATACGCCGAGAAGTAG
- a CDS encoding VOC family protein, which translates to MNSRIIAVAVDCHDAQSLALFWCEALDYPSTRQWNDAYGRTYVEANRPGFPALLFQPVAEEKAAKNRLHLDIAPSSRTQDAEVQRLLALGARLLSNDSRVPWVVLADPEGNEFCVLPPHPEGDDAGG; encoded by the coding sequence ATGAACAGTCGCATCATCGCCGTGGCCGTCGACTGCCACGACGCGCAATCACTGGCCCTATTCTGGTGTGAGGCTCTGGACTATCCGTCGACCCGCCAGTGGAACGACGCGTACGGCCGCACCTACGTCGAGGCGAATCGGCCGGGATTTCCGGCGCTGCTCTTCCAACCCGTCGCGGAAGAGAAAGCGGCCAAGAATCGACTGCACCTCGACATCGCGCCGTCGTCGCGCACGCAGGACGCCGAGGTGCAACGACTCCTCGCGCTCGGGGCCCGGCTGCTGAGCAACGACTCGAGGGTGCCGTGGGTGGTGCTTGCCGATCCGGAGGGAAACGAGTTCTGTGTTCTTCCCCCGCACCCGGAGGGCGACGATGCGGGCGGATAG
- a CDS encoding alpha/beta fold hydrolase gives MFDEFAGENFDLLSRDRGSVVAADDGVPLAVREVGPEYAPLTVVFVHGFCNRMTGWHLQRVHLEEVWGPTIRMVFFDLRGHGNSGVPRRETCTIPHLARDIDAVIRALVPEGPIVLVGHSMGGMAVLSYVGRYPDLIGSRVVGVGLIATAAGALGDVGLARTLNTPVVAGFSTAARALPRVVQGGRGASKRVLAPILRSASFGDRRVSPAIVWHSEQMINDTPLKTLVDFLPSFKNHDETAAVPLLEPVPTLVLCGDRDLLTPFRYSKAIAEQLPEAELVRVPGAGHMVHLERASLVSEALDRLVTRSVESLPAPSAWRDAVLLVTEHPWVDTARRRVAAWERVFRQRVSRSPR, from the coding sequence ATGTTCGACGAGTTCGCAGGTGAGAACTTCGACCTGCTCAGCCGCGACCGCGGCAGCGTCGTCGCGGCCGACGATGGCGTTCCGCTGGCCGTCCGCGAGGTCGGTCCCGAATATGCGCCGCTCACCGTGGTCTTCGTGCACGGTTTCTGCAACCGGATGACCGGCTGGCACCTCCAGCGCGTACACCTCGAAGAGGTATGGGGACCGACGATCCGCATGGTGTTCTTCGATCTGCGTGGGCACGGCAATTCGGGTGTGCCGCGACGTGAGACCTGCACGATTCCGCACCTCGCCCGGGACATCGACGCCGTGATCCGGGCACTCGTCCCCGAGGGGCCGATCGTGCTGGTCGGGCACTCCATGGGCGGAATGGCGGTGCTCTCCTATGTCGGCCGGTATCCCGATCTGATCGGTTCCCGGGTGGTGGGGGTCGGACTGATCGCGACCGCGGCGGGTGCACTGGGGGACGTCGGCCTCGCACGCACCCTCAACACGCCGGTGGTCGCCGGATTCAGCACGGCAGCACGTGCCCTGCCTCGCGTAGTCCAGGGCGGCCGGGGCGCGAGCAAGCGCGTGCTGGCGCCGATTCTCCGGTCGGCGTCCTTCGGTGATCGTCGTGTCAGCCCGGCCATCGTCTGGCACTCCGAACAGATGATCAACGACACACCCCTGAAGACGCTCGTCGATTTTCTGCCCTCGTTCAAGAACCACGACGAAACCGCCGCGGTGCCGCTCCTCGAACCGGTTCCGACTCTGGTGCTGTGCGGCGACAGGGACCTCCTGACGCCGTTCCGGTATTCGAAGGCGATCGCCGAGCAATTGCCGGAGGCGGAACTCGTCAGGGTGCCCGGCGCAGGACACATGGTGCACTTGGAACGGGCGTCACTGGTCTCGGAGGCGCTCGATCGCCTCGTCACGAGATCGGTGGAATCGCTACCCGCACCCAGTGCCTGGCGGGACGCCGTCCTGCTGGTCACCGAGCATCCGTGGGTCGACACCGCCCGTCGCCGGGTGGCGGCATGGGAGCGCGTGTTCCGGCAGCGGGTGTCGCGGTCTCCTCGCTGA
- the hrpA gene encoding ATP-dependent RNA helicase HrpA, with protein sequence MSITAPSRRDLKNSLGELTLRDEHRLRRRLDRARTPQALAGVSDEIATARARLERRRASVPRIDYPDALPVSQRRDDIAHAISEHQVVIVAGETGSGKTTQIPKICLELGRGVRGLIGHTQPRRLAARTVAERIAEEVHSELGETVGYTVRFTDQVSDGTLVKLMTDGILLAEIQRDKMLRRYDTLIIDEAHERSLNIDFILGYLRQLLPRRPDLKVVITSATIDPQRFAEHFAVDGVPAPIVEVSGRTFPVEMRYRPLTVEVGDQTFDRDPVDAVCEAVEELSAEGDGDILVFLSGEREIRDTADALRDRRLRGTDIVPLYARLSAAEQHKVFTPHTGRRVVLSTNVAETSLTVPGIRYVVDPGTARISRYSVRTKVQRLPIEPISQASARQRSGRCGRVADGICIRLYSEEDFESRPPFTEPEILRTNLASVILQMTALGLGDIAAFPFVQPPDPRAIRDGIGLLEELGAIEQSTQKEQPVLTPVGRELAQIPVDPRMARMLVEAHRNGCLAEVLVIVSALSIQDVRERPAEFQQAADEKHARFAVENSDFLAFLELWKYLGEQRNELSSNQFRKMCRNEFLHWLRIREWQDLHGQLRQITRGLGWEVSSTTTAGEAAIHQSLLAGLLSHIGLREGDKRDFLGARGSRFAVFPGSSLFKKPPRWVMAAELVETSRLWARMSARIEPEWAEKLAPHLVKRTYSEPHWSSKRGSAMAYERVTLYGIPLVARRAVNYAAIDPETSRELFIRHALVQGEWQTQHTFFHANRALLEDVEELEHRARRRDILVDDDTLYEFYDQRVGAEAVSARHFDSWWKVARRATPDLLTFTQSTVVNADSAAVLGGDYPDAWRQGDMQFPLTYQFEPGNEDDGVTARIPIALLAGLRPVGFDWLVPGMRVELVTALIKTLPKALRRQVVPAPDFAAAALAAVKPRSEPLVTAMARELSRLGACRIDPKDFDVAALPDHLRMTFAAVDEKGTVLGRDKDLVALRTSLAPRVQKEVAKAASTSERPPALTWTPDTLGSLEPTVTRELGGQKVTGYPALVPEGDGVAVRVLSTPSEQRAAMRAGTRRLLLAAVPTQAKTVVSGLSNTQRLTLGQNPDGSLDALIDDCRNAAADQLIAAHGAPIRTPRDFDALVAEARAAMAREVAILLRLVLPILESDHRLAVVLERATGEAADDVREQRASLLFPGFVAETGSARLRELPRYLSAATARLESLPGSAPRDRKGMDVLDRVYAAYERMLATLPEERHHSPDVDAIHWMIEELRVSLFAQTIGTPIPVSEKRVLSALQKVR encoded by the coding sequence ATGTCCATCACAGCACCGAGCCGGCGAGATCTGAAGAACTCCCTCGGCGAACTCACTTTGCGCGACGAGCACCGGCTCCGCAGGCGACTGGACCGAGCGCGCACGCCCCAGGCGCTCGCCGGCGTCTCGGACGAGATCGCGACCGCCCGTGCCCGGCTCGAGCGCCGACGGGCGAGCGTTCCCCGTATCGACTACCCCGACGCGCTCCCGGTCAGCCAGCGTCGTGACGACATCGCACATGCCATCTCGGAGCACCAGGTGGTAATCGTCGCGGGTGAGACCGGGTCGGGCAAGACCACGCAGATTCCGAAGATCTGCCTCGAACTCGGCCGCGGGGTACGCGGGCTCATCGGGCATACGCAGCCCCGCCGGCTGGCAGCACGGACGGTAGCCGAACGGATCGCCGAAGAGGTACACAGCGAACTCGGCGAGACCGTCGGCTACACGGTGCGGTTCACCGACCAGGTGTCGGACGGCACACTCGTCAAACTGATGACCGACGGCATCCTCCTCGCCGAGATTCAGCGCGACAAGATGCTCCGCCGGTACGACACCCTCATCATCGACGAGGCTCACGAGCGCAGCCTGAACATCGACTTCATCCTGGGGTACCTACGCCAGCTACTCCCCCGGCGACCCGACCTCAAGGTCGTCATCACCTCGGCCACGATCGACCCTCAGCGGTTCGCCGAGCACTTCGCCGTCGACGGCGTGCCCGCACCGATCGTGGAGGTGTCGGGGCGGACCTTCCCCGTCGAGATGCGTTACCGCCCTCTCACCGTCGAAGTGGGCGATCAGACCTTCGATCGTGATCCCGTCGACGCGGTGTGTGAAGCCGTCGAAGAACTGTCGGCGGAAGGGGACGGCGACATCCTCGTCTTCCTGTCCGGCGAGCGGGAGATCCGCGACACCGCGGACGCGCTGCGGGACAGACGACTGCGGGGTACCGACATCGTTCCGTTGTATGCACGACTCTCCGCGGCGGAACAGCACAAGGTGTTCACTCCCCACACGGGACGTAGGGTCGTCTTGTCGACGAACGTCGCCGAGACGTCCCTGACCGTGCCCGGCATCCGCTACGTCGTGGATCCGGGAACTGCCCGCATCTCGCGCTATTCGGTGCGCACGAAAGTGCAGCGTCTTCCGATCGAGCCGATCTCCCAGGCCTCCGCCCGCCAGCGCTCCGGCCGCTGCGGACGCGTCGCCGACGGCATCTGCATTCGGCTGTACTCGGAAGAAGACTTCGAGTCCAGGCCCCCGTTCACCGAGCCGGAGATTCTTCGCACCAACCTCGCATCCGTCATTTTGCAGATGACCGCCCTCGGCCTCGGTGACATCGCCGCGTTTCCGTTCGTCCAACCGCCCGATCCCCGCGCGATCCGGGACGGCATCGGCCTGCTCGAAGAGCTGGGCGCGATCGAGCAGTCCACCCAGAAGGAGCAGCCCGTCCTGACCCCGGTCGGACGCGAACTCGCCCAGATTCCGGTGGACCCTCGCATGGCCCGCATGCTCGTCGAGGCGCACCGGAACGGCTGCCTCGCCGAAGTCCTCGTGATCGTCTCCGCCCTGTCGATCCAGGACGTGCGCGAACGTCCCGCCGAATTCCAGCAGGCTGCCGACGAGAAGCATGCCCGTTTCGCCGTGGAGAACTCGGACTTCCTGGCCTTTCTCGAGCTGTGGAAATATCTCGGTGAACAACGGAACGAACTGTCCTCCAACCAGTTCCGGAAGATGTGCCGCAACGAGTTTCTTCACTGGCTTCGCATCCGCGAATGGCAGGACCTCCACGGCCAACTCCGCCAGATCACCCGCGGACTGGGCTGGGAGGTGAGCAGCACCACCACCGCCGGGGAGGCGGCGATTCACCAATCACTGCTGGCAGGACTGTTGTCGCACATCGGACTTCGCGAGGGCGACAAGCGCGACTTCCTCGGTGCGCGCGGAAGCCGATTCGCCGTCTTCCCCGGTTCCAGCCTGTTCAAGAAGCCCCCGCGGTGGGTGATGGCCGCAGAACTCGTCGAGACCTCTCGGTTGTGGGCCCGCATGTCCGCGCGGATCGAACCCGAGTGGGCCGAGAAGCTCGCGCCGCACCTCGTGAAACGCACCTACTCCGAACCGCACTGGTCATCCAAGCGCGGATCCGCCATGGCGTACGAACGCGTGACGTTGTACGGAATTCCCCTCGTCGCCCGGCGCGCGGTGAACTACGCTGCCATCGACCCCGAAACGTCCCGCGAACTGTTCATCCGCCATGCACTCGTCCAGGGCGAATGGCAAACGCAGCACACATTTTTCCACGCCAACCGCGCACTGCTCGAAGATGTCGAGGAACTCGAGCATCGCGCGCGTCGCCGCGACATCCTCGTCGACGACGACACGTTGTACGAATTCTACGATCAGCGTGTGGGCGCCGAGGCAGTGTCAGCCCGCCACTTCGACTCCTGGTGGAAAGTGGCCCGCCGCGCCACGCCGGACCTCCTCACCTTCACCCAGTCGACGGTCGTCAACGCCGATTCGGCCGCCGTGCTGGGCGGCGACTACCCCGACGCCTGGCGTCAGGGCGACATGCAGTTCCCGCTCACCTACCAGTTCGAGCCCGGGAACGAGGACGACGGCGTCACCGCTCGTATCCCGATCGCCCTGCTCGCCGGTCTCCGGCCGGTGGGCTTCGATTGGCTCGTCCCCGGCATGCGCGTCGAGTTGGTGACGGCCCTGATCAAGACTCTCCCCAAAGCCCTGCGCCGGCAGGTGGTTCCGGCCCCCGACTTCGCGGCAGCGGCCCTCGCGGCGGTGAAACCGCGTTCGGAACCGCTCGTCACAGCGATGGCTCGGGAGTTGTCGCGACTCGGCGCATGCCGCATCGATCCGAAGGACTTCGATGTCGCGGCACTCCCCGACCACTTACGCATGACGTTCGCGGCCGTGGACGAGAAGGGCACCGTTCTGGGCCGCGACAAGGATCTGGTGGCGCTCCGCACGTCCCTCGCTCCCCGCGTGCAGAAGGAAGTCGCGAAGGCGGCCTCCACTTCCGAGCGGCCCCCTGCGCTCACCTGGACGCCGGACACGCTCGGTTCCCTCGAGCCGACGGTGACCCGAGAACTGGGCGGGCAAAAAGTCACCGGCTATCCCGCCCTCGTTCCCGAGGGCGACGGTGTCGCCGTCCGTGTCCTGAGCACACCGTCCGAGCAACGGGCGGCTATGCGCGCCGGAACCCGCAGGCTCCTCCTGGCCGCCGTACCGACCCAGGCCAAGACGGTCGTCTCCGGGCTGAGCAATACCCAGCGACTGACCCTCGGCCAGAATCCGGATGGCAGCCTCGACGCGTTGATCGACGACTGCCGCAATGCCGCGGCTGACCAGTTGATCGCCGCCCACGGGGCGCCGATCCGCACTCCCCGTGACTTCGACGCGCTCGTCGCCGAGGCGCGAGCGGCGATGGCCCGCGAGGTCGCAATTCTGCTACGCCTCGTCCTGCCGATTCTGGAATCAGATCACCGACTCGCCGTGGTTCTCGAACGGGCCACCGGCGAGGCCGCCGACGACGTGCGGGAACAGCGCGCGTCGCTGCTCTTTCCTGGTTTCGTTGCCGAGACCGGATCCGCGCGGCTCCGTGAGCTACCTCGGTATCTCTCCGCCGCCACCGCACGCCTCGAATCGCTCCCCGGCAGTGCACCCCGCGATCGGAAGGGAATGGACGTCCTCGACCGCGTATATGCAGCATACGAACGCATGCTGGCAACGCTGCCGGAGGAGCGGCACCATTCGCCCGACGTCGATGCGATCCACTGGATGATCGAGGAACTTCGAGTCAGCTTGTTCGCCCAGACGATCGGGACACCGATACCGGTGTCCGAAAAGCGGGTCCTCAGCGCGCTGCAGAAGGTGCGCTGA
- the nrdR gene encoding transcriptional regulator NrdR: MHCPFCRHPDSRVVDSREADEGQAIRRRRSCPECGRRFTTVETAVLSVVKRSGVTEPFSREKVVRGVRRACQGRQVDNDALNLLAQQVEDAVRASGSAEIPSNEVGLAILGPLRDLDEVAYLRFASVYRSFSSAEDFAREIKELRAHRESRESE, encoded by the coding sequence ATGCACTGCCCGTTCTGCCGGCACCCCGATTCACGTGTGGTCGATTCCCGGGAAGCCGACGAAGGTCAGGCCATCCGCAGGCGACGCTCGTGCCCCGAGTGCGGCCGCCGGTTCACCACCGTGGAAACTGCGGTCCTCTCGGTCGTCAAGCGCAGCGGTGTCACCGAACCGTTCAGTCGGGAGAAGGTGGTGCGCGGCGTTCGGCGCGCCTGCCAGGGCCGTCAGGTCGACAACGACGCACTGAATCTTCTTGCCCAGCAAGTCGAAGATGCCGTTCGGGCGTCGGGTTCCGCGGAGATTCCCAGCAACGAGGTCGGGCTCGCCATCCTGGGTCCCCTGCGAGATCTCGACGAGGTCGCCTATCTGCGTTTCGCGTCCGTGTACCGCTCGTTCAGTTCGGCGGAAGACTTCGCGCGCGAAATCAAAGAACTACGCGCTCATCGCGAGTCCCGCGAAAGCGAATGA
- a CDS encoding LysM peptidoglycan-binding domain-containing protein: MSNAVLHRQSVLHRQSVLNGRNVDDQAVLVRQALGPRAVRAGAGSRVVRSRGGRSYRTRPRRRFVEGDLRRPAAGTVAYGTRSRMSRAEHAHQGSDVGWRMVLASIAITAAVLLGLVGVAQLAAVDDMGSSGATEVVHVREGDTLAAVAATVLPDRPVARVVEQIMELNAMSDSVVHPGQTLIVPASGTR; encoded by the coding sequence ATGAGCAACGCAGTTCTCCATCGGCAGTCAGTTCTCCATCGGCAATCAGTACTGAACGGCCGAAATGTGGATGACCAGGCCGTCCTGGTTCGGCAGGCACTCGGCCCGCGCGCGGTTCGGGCAGGCGCCGGGTCACGTGTCGTCCGCTCGCGTGGGGGGCGGTCGTACCGGACACGGCCTCGTCGGCGTTTCGTCGAGGGTGACCTTCGCCGTCCCGCGGCCGGAACGGTCGCCTACGGCACCCGGTCACGCATGTCTCGCGCCGAGCACGCGCATCAGGGAAGCGACGTGGGTTGGCGGATGGTCCTCGCAAGCATCGCGATCACGGCCGCAGTTCTGTTGGGGCTCGTGGGAGTGGCGCAGCTTGCCGCCGTCGACGACATGGGGTCGTCGGGCGCGACCGAGGTCGTTCACGTCCGGGAGGGCGACACTCTCGCTGCTGTGGCCGCGACTGTCTTACCGGACCGTCCTGTGGCGCGGGTCGTCGAACAGATCATGGAACTCAATGCCATGTCGGACTCCGTCGTGCATCCGGGGCAGACGTTGATCGTTCCTGCGTCCGGCACCCGGTGA
- the lexA gene encoding transcriptional repressor LexA yields the protein MKDDSSTDGSAPQVSGGTAAGLTDRQRRVLEVIRTSVNERGYPPSIREIGDAVGLTSTSSVAHQLRTLERKGFLRRDPNRPRAVDVRGVDEVAAGAAANAANAGNAARATTAPLAAVPTGVEGAPLPEPTFVPVLGRIAAGGPILAEEAVEDVFPLPRELVGQGSLFLLKVVGESMIEAAICDGDWVVVRQQNVAENGDIVAAMIDGEATVKTFKRTKNEVWLMPHNALFEPIPGNEAVILGKVVTVMRKI from the coding sequence ATGAAGGACGACAGCTCGACCGACGGTTCGGCTCCACAGGTGAGCGGCGGCACCGCCGCCGGGTTGACCGATCGGCAGCGCCGCGTCCTCGAGGTGATTCGGACGTCCGTGAACGAACGGGGTTACCCGCCGAGCATCCGGGAGATCGGCGACGCGGTGGGCCTCACCTCGACGTCGTCGGTCGCCCACCAGCTCCGAACGCTCGAACGCAAGGGCTTTCTCCGCCGCGACCCCAATCGTCCACGCGCCGTCGACGTGCGCGGTGTGGACGAGGTCGCCGCAGGCGCCGCCGCGAACGCTGCCAATGCGGGCAATGCTGCCCGCGCCACCACCGCCCCCTTGGCCGCGGTTCCTACCGGCGTCGAGGGCGCACCGCTACCGGAGCCGACCTTCGTGCCGGTTCTCGGTCGAATCGCCGCAGGTGGCCCGATCCTCGCGGAGGAGGCTGTCGAGGACGTCTTCCCGCTTCCCCGCGAGCTCGTGGGCCAAGGGTCGTTGTTCCTGTTGAAGGTGGTCGGTGAGTCGATGATCGAGGCGGCGATCTGCGACGGCGACTGGGTGGTGGTGCGTCAGCAGAACGTGGCGGAGAACGGTGACATCGTCGCCGCGATGATCGACGGCGAGGCCACGGTGAAAACCTTCAAGCGCACGAAAAACGAGGTGTGGCTGATGCCCCACAACGCGTTGTTCGAGCCGATCCCCGGCAACGAGGCCGTGATCCTGGGCAAGGTCGTCACCGTGATGCGCAAGATCTAG
- a CDS encoding acyl-CoA dehydrogenase family protein has product MERTLFEPEHELFRESYRKFLAQHAEPNHAKWEEQNIVDRSVWVEAGKQGFLGMAVPEEFGGGGVRDFRYNAIITEETTRGGYSGIGFTLHNDVVAPYLLELTNEEQKQRWLPGFASGELITAIAMTEPGTGSDLQGIKTRAVRDGDDWVLNGSKTFITNGINADLVIVVACTDPDKGAQGFSLLVVERGMEGFERGRNLDKIGMKAQDTAELSFTDVRIPAANLLGEEGMGFLYLMKNLPQERLSIAVVAAAAMESALEMTIQYCRDRKAFGKSIGSFQNTRFVLAELATETTAVRVLVDKFIELLNDEKLSVQEAAMAKWWTTEAQVRLIDRCLQLHGGYGYMKEYPIAKAYMDSRVQTIYGGTTEIMKEIIGRGLNL; this is encoded by the coding sequence GTGGAGCGCACCCTGTTCGAACCGGAGCACGAACTGTTCCGGGAGTCGTACCGAAAGTTTCTCGCCCAGCACGCCGAACCCAACCACGCCAAGTGGGAAGAACAGAACATTGTCGACCGCAGCGTGTGGGTCGAGGCCGGTAAGCAGGGCTTCCTCGGTATGGCGGTGCCGGAGGAGTTCGGCGGCGGCGGTGTCCGCGACTTCAGGTACAACGCGATCATCACCGAAGAGACCACGCGCGGGGGATACAGCGGCATCGGCTTCACACTGCACAACGACGTGGTGGCCCCCTACCTGCTCGAGCTCACCAACGAGGAGCAGAAGCAGCGCTGGTTGCCCGGGTTCGCCTCCGGTGAGCTGATCACGGCGATCGCCATGACCGAACCCGGTACCGGCAGTGATCTGCAGGGAATCAAGACCCGTGCGGTTCGTGACGGCGACGACTGGGTTCTCAACGGCTCCAAGACCTTCATCACCAACGGCATCAACGCAGATCTCGTGATCGTCGTCGCGTGTACCGATCCCGACAAGGGCGCGCAGGGATTCAGCCTCCTCGTCGTCGAACGGGGCATGGAGGGTTTCGAACGCGGCCGCAACCTGGACAAAATCGGCATGAAGGCCCAGGACACCGCGGAATTGAGCTTCACCGACGTGCGTATTCCCGCGGCGAATCTGCTCGGTGAGGAGGGAATGGGCTTCCTCTACCTCATGAAGAATCTCCCGCAGGAGCGTCTGTCGATTGCCGTGGTGGCCGCGGCGGCCATGGAGTCGGCGCTGGAGATGACGATCCAGTACTGCCGCGACCGGAAGGCCTTCGGCAAGTCCATCGGCAGTTTCCAGAACACGCGCTTCGTACTCGCCGAGCTCGCTACGGAGACAACAGCTGTACGCGTCCTCGTCGACAAGTTCATCGAACTGCTCAACGACGAGAAGCTCTCCGTCCAGGAAGCCGCCATGGCCAAGTGGTGGACCACCGAAGCCCAGGTCCGGCTCATCGACCGGTGCCTGCAGCTGCACGGTGGGTACGGGTACATGAAGGAGTACCCGATTGCCAAGGCCTACATGGATTCCCGTGTGCAGACGATCTACGGCGGAACCACGGAGATCATGAAAGAGATCATCGGTCGGGGGCTCAACCTCTGA